Proteins encoded in a region of the Megalops cyprinoides isolate fMegCyp1 chromosome 3, fMegCyp1.pri, whole genome shotgun sequence genome:
- the zgc:153345 gene encoding uncharacterized protein zgc:153345 has product MPASSEDRLRVAAVINALKTAGVRVKNWKNFLNGASTQEDSYKQASRCNWFAFGRDLTLLPQCHMPEMGGAVPQFLVDACEFLSLHLHTEGLFRKTGSLSRIRTLRIELEQGEPVFSPPLSSALQPCDVASLLKQFLRELPSPLIPLELQGALCRAQGLGAEGGWVGGRDGVTLLVTALFPPSHARALRYFCAFLRRAAQRCSENRMEIGSLALVIAPNLLQCPAGGCKLTVGTERLLDRQASVIKALITHADRIGVVPLVVMEAVSSPATSGGTAPSDEGAGFQERAGLNVYRSLRRQRRRSVGEMFVDAFSKLKTGGRTPTGPSFSICSTTPGQQVAVSPTPQSPITTKRKASEDTLPEIEGSAKKRRSVHDLREDNQPVSHSCSDESESTLSRSPTPSLTSVLSGVEGGEDQKPPPPSTASGKKRNQRRDTRRVQRIPGQEERAQRRRRSLRFFTMTGWSGPSNTAPSPGSEAGSGSLGAKGMMDNPDKPSSAGGSGHFRAPVILINGPGGVVVGNEVEDDPDLLNCSFVENPQDFLPLDTVGVGSGVWPEEMDGRAEGKNGASDWRATGRGPEAGIVVVGGQWAEPSVSVTSREGGTEPVGAEREERECPGEEWRDVGVYRRVSQGHRPPRRSISLPEVTSEQAGSPEEVDEVREFSNAHQCPGFVQDNTEGRPQRGTEGKEEYVRETEEEWEGEEVKKERSEKAEEKRRVAREKEEEEESAPGFTRSNQRMSVADRMWRFNALSAWLRPPRPPPLPPAAPKTAERAGAPKGAVRLRRQGARRFSRSISHEGVAGLLQGPNAPAPLQPRRRKLWDTPPNQPRHPPHQRQHGQQQQSAERSRPPRCLREPGRPRNQAELQEENLSQKQSYLLQEPESVLQEPELHKLLEVQLCIRHPEPQLENEPPALPPSQPDISQNSLRLTLPPSQQDLPASVNTRTTSPPENGTGVYYMLPSSVDGLTELGNGGDDGCLSYSPLALQFRATRRRYRDSPRWPIPEIRITTLTPFQL; this is encoded by the exons ATGCCTGCTTCATCGGAAGATCGCTTACGCGTGGCTGCGGTAATAAACGCTTTGAAGACAGCCGGAGTCCGtgtgaaaaactggaaaaactttttaaatggaGCATCCACTCAAGAGGACTCGTATAAACAG GCGAGCCGCTGTAACTGGTTTGCGTTTGGTCGAGACCTCACCCTGCTGCCACAGTGCCATATGCCGGAGATGGGGGGTGCAGTGCCACA GTTCCTGGTGGACGCCTGTGAGTTCCTGTCCCTGCATCTGCACACGGAGGGTCTCTTCAGGAAGACCGGCTCTCTCAGCCGCATCCGCACTCTCAGG aTTGAGCTGGAGCAGGGGGAGCCAGTCTTCTCCCCGCCTCTCTCCTCCGCCCTGCAGCCCTGCGATGTGGCCTCCCTGCTGAAGCAGTTCCTGCGGGAGCTCCCCTCCCCGCTCATcccactggagctgcagggggcgctgtgccGTGCTCAGGGGTTAGGGGCTGAGGGGGGctgggtgggagggagagacggggtCACCCTCCTGGTCACGGCCCTGTTCCCGCCCTCCCACGCCCGCGCTCTGCGCTACTTCTGTGCCTTCCTGAGGAGAGCTGCTCAGAG GTGCAGTGAAAACCGCATGGAAATCGGCAGCCTGGCCCTGGTGATCGCTCCCAACCTACTGCAGTGTCCAGCAGGGGGCTGCAAGCTGACCGTGGGCACAGAGAGACTGCTAGACCGACAGGCCAGCGTCATCAAGGCACTCATCACTCACGCTGACCGCATCG GAGTGGTTCCCTTAGTCGTCATGGAGGCAGTATCGTCCCCAGCCACATCAGGTGGCACCGCCCCCTCAGACGAAGGGGCCGGCTTTCAGGAGAGGGCGGGGCTCAACGTGTACAGAAGCTTGAGACGGCAGAGGAGGCGAAGTGTGGGAG AGATGTTTGTTGATGCGTTCAGCAAGCTGAAGACAGGAGGGCGCACTCCCACTGGCCC TTCCTTCTCCATCTGCTCTACCACCCCAGGCCAACAGGTGGCAGTCAGTCCCACACCTCAGTCTCCTATCACCACCAAACGCAAAGCCTCTGAAGACACTCTCCCGGAGATAGAAGGCTCTGCCAAAAAGAG AAGATCAGTCCATGACCTAAGAGAGGATAACCAGCCAGTGAGTCACTCCTGCTCAGACG AATCGGAATCCACGCTGAGTCGtagccccacccccagcctgACCTCTGTCCTATCGGGGGTGGAGGGCGGTGAGGATCAGAAGCCCCCGCCCCCTTCGACCGCCTCAGGCAAGAAGAGGAACCAGAGAAGGGACACCAGAAGAGTGCAGAG GATCCCCGGCCAGGAGGAGCGAGCCCAGCGGAGGCGGAGGTCCCTGCGCTTCTTCACCATGACGGGCTGGAGCGGCCCG AGTAATACTGCCCCATCACCTGGCAGTGAGGCTGGCAGTGGATCGTTGGGTGCTAAAGGGATGATGGACAACCCAGACAAGCCGTCCAGTGCTGGGGGGAGCGGCCACTTTCGGGCTCCTGTCATTCTTATCAATGGCCCAGGAGGAG TGGTGGTGGGGAATGAAGTTGAAGACGACCCAGATCTGCTCAACTGCAGCTTCGTTGAGAACCCCCAAGACTTCCTGCCTCTCGAcactgtgggggtggggagcgGGGTGTGGCCTGAAGAGATGGACGGAAGGGCTGAGGGGAAGAATGGGGCCAGTGATTGGAGGGCTACGGGCAGGGGGCCTGAAGCAGGGATAGTAGTAGTGGGGGGGCAGTGGGCGGAGCCCAGTGTGTCAGTAACCAGCAGAGAGGGCGGGACAGAGCCggtgggggcagagagagaagagagagagtgtccaGGTGAGGAGTGGCGTGATGTGGGTGTTTATCGGAGGGTCAGTCAGGGTCACCGCCCTCCGCGACGCTCCATCAGCCTGCCGGAGGTCACCTCAGAACAGGCGGGGAGTCCCGAGGAGGTGGATGAGGTTAGAGAGTTCAGTAATGCCCACCAGTGCCCCGGCTTTGTACAGGACAACACAGAGGGTAGACCCCAGAGGGGCACAGAGGGCAAAGAAGAatatgtgagagagacagaggaggagtgggagggTGAGGAGGTAAAGAAGGAAAGGAGTGAGAAGGCAGAGGAGAAGAGACGGGtggcgagagagaaagaggaagaagaggagtcTGCTCCAGGTTTCACAAGGTCTAATCAGCGCATGTCTGTGGCGGATCGCATGTGGCGCTTTAACGCGCTGTCTGCTTGGCTGCGGCCCCCCCGgcctccgcccctcccccctgcgGCCCCGAAGACTGCTGAGCGGGCGGGGGCTCCCAAAGGCGCCGTGCGTCTGCGCCGGCAGGGGGCGCGGCGCTTTAGCCGCTCCATCAGTCACGAGGGCGTGGCGGGGTTGCTGCAGGGGCCCAACGCTCCCGCACCACTGCAGCCGAGGAGAAGGAAACTGTGGGACACGCCCCCGAACCAGCCACGGCACCCTCCTCATCAGCGGCAGCACGGGCAACAGCAACAGAGCGCAGAGCGGAGCCGGCCTCCACGCTGCCTGCGAGAGCCAGGGAGACCGCGAAACCAGGctgagctgcaggaggagaaccTGTCTCAGAAGCAGAGTTATCTGTTGCAGGAGCCGGAGAGCGTGTTGCAGGAGCCAGAGCTGCACAAGCTGTTAGAGGTGCAGCTGTGCATACGCCATCCGGAGCCGCAGCTAGAGAATGAGCCTCCGGCACTGCCACCATCCCAGCCAGACATATCTCAGAACTCTCTGCGTTTGACCCTGCCTCCTTCCCAACAGGATCTCCCAGCCAGC GTGAACACTCGCACTACTTCACCGCCAGAAAATGGCACGGGTGTGTACTACATGCTCCCCTCCTCTGTGGATGGCCTAACTGAGCTGGGGAATGGAGGAGATGATGGATGCCTTTCTTATTCTCCATTGGCATTGCAGTTCAGGGCCACTAGGCGGCGTTACCGAGACTCCCCCCGCTGGCCCATTCCTGAGATCCGCATCACCACCTTAACTCCTTTCCAGCTCTGA